One genomic segment of Drosophila melanogaster chromosome 3R includes these proteins:
- the mil gene encoding milkah, protein METVRNRNPPRMKYTAPPKMESDLNFTEKEKKTLTELKQLYLETINLDVALQRDIYNIEKKYEDKHNIIFDKRKKILDEFRKQNHGDVETNQSVPNFWLRVLKASYTEFISKRDEKILECLSDIRSRLYNEPVVKFDIEFHFDPNDYFTNTVLTKTYFLNCLPDPDDPLAYDGAEIYKCEGCVIDWKQTKDQTKTENQEPSFFEFFSPPLLPEDTLDPNYCDVNAMLQNDFEVGFYLKERVIPKAVIFFTGEIADCQSSSGSETESEDTEDESDAEEEDGVDK, encoded by the exons ATGGAAACTGTGCGAAATCGAAACCCTCCGCGGATGAAGTACACCGCTCCACCGAAGATGGAATCGGATTTAAACTTCACCGAGAAGGAGAAGAAAACTCTTACCGAACTGAAGCAGCTCTATTTGGAGACCATTAACCTGGATGTGGCTCTGCAGCGCGACATTTACAATATCGAGAAGAAGTACGAGGATAAGCACAATATCATATTTGATAAGCGCAAGAAGATTCTAGA TGAGTTTAGAAAGCAAAACCACGGCGACGTGGAAACCAATCAGAGCGTGCCCAACTTTTGGCTGAGGGTTCTCAAAGCATCGTACACCGAGTTCATCAGCAAGAGGGATGAGAAAATATTAGAG TGCTTAAGCGACATCCGTTCTCGGCTGTACAACGAACCCGTGGTGAAGTTTGATATCGAATTCCACTTCGATCCCAATGATTACTTTACCAACACGGTGCTGACCAAGACATATTTCCTCAACTGCCTGCCGGATCCAGACGATCCGCTCGCATATGATGGCGCCGAGATCTACAAGTGCGAAGGCTGCGTCATCGACTGGAAGCAGACCAAGGACCAGACCAAAACCG AAAATCAAGAGCCGTCGTTCTTTGAGTTCTTCTCGCCGCCGCTTTTGCCAGAAGATACCCTTGACCCCAACTACTGTGACGTCAAT GCTATGCTGCAAAACGATTTTGAGGTGGGCTTCTATCTAAAGGAGCGCGTGATTCCCAAGGCGGTGATCTTCTTCACCGGCGAGATTGCCGATTGTCAGAGCTCCAGCGGATCGGAGACCGAGTCGGAAGATACCGAGGACGAGTCGGATGCCGAAGAGGAGGATGGCGTCGACAAGTAA
- the CG5003 gene encoding uncharacterized protein, whose amino-acid sequence MEQAELGSTCLAAPKRRFPDNERCGRELAAVPVQPVLPQIPTEEEPEIKQRKREKEHKESLDRETECNLMDFCDELLFEIFQYLDTSSILAVMHCSPRFENLLLDHRFYHHIDLSNGPLPMGILEEILGRATEKTHTIKICGPPSSQHVAGEFRQFTQTLSSVFPRVVQLKVLELEGVSLDFEYIHITEFPATLRRLKLKDCSVRVGDTPKSIFYSIELHLLDLEDLSIEDNSWFEPYYIMGLSKLPSLRRLSLKGCQALCKFVPYGSMAARFGFQKLESLDLRQTPINNSDLQCFSAIENLKELLLESPQILHSKQAVAKKNTNGNATDEAASPQPDSLKVLSDDEPSTSRAAMEHLRACKVAFNLDNCSDRKEEKSPVPTEPPSEGQDLQAKRIRAPSESDDEDTSSTSGSSSDKLEVLSLPRNGHSNAAPLSGGVDLPPLPHAADAANAADAPIAVDAANIEAPGQSPGLDPRPPRAYIYVPDAENANPRQQRSVVAVFAQGTEQRYIYVNQQFSLPMNVLMPTRRHRTHPRPNYDQVVQHPMFWNMLEPLDRDYARRVRPRPPSCQTTPQYYVTDRAMYSFGRADRPVQPDVVWIRNINRSPDNKLERLSLRNYHLITNHTLEHLVQCSPNLVYIDVSGTSITLPAIRRFKISKPKCEVVANHLEEFERLPELETQEEDDTVVVMLQPPPRADDEQPPKSPPPQEVVAP is encoded by the exons ATGGAACAGGCCGAATTGGGCAGTACGTGCCTTGCAGCGCCTAAGCGCCGCTTCCCGGACAACGAACGTTGTGGGCGGGAGCTGGCCGCCGTGCCCGTGCAGCCAGTGCTGCCACAAATCCCTACCGAGGAGGAGCCGGAGATAAAACAGCGCAAAAGGGAGAAGGAGCATAAGGAATCCCTCGACCGGGAAACGGAGTGCAACCTCATGGACTTCTGTGATGAGCTGCTCTTCGAGATCTTCCAGTACCTGGACACGTCCTCCATTCTGGCGGTGATGCA TTGCTCGCCGCGCTTTGAAAACCTCCTGCTGGATCACCGCTTCTATCATCACATAGACTTAAGCAACGGGCCCCTGCCTATGGGCATCCTAGAAGAGATTCTTGGACGAGCCACCGAAAAGACACACACCATTAAAATCTGCGGACCTCCGTCCTCGCAGCATGTTGCAGGCGAATTCCGCCAGTTCACCCAAACGCTAAGCTCCGTTTTCCCCAGGGTTGTACAGCTTAAAGTGCTGGAGCTGGAGGGCGTCAGCCTGGACTTCGAATAC ATACACATAACTGAGTTCCCGGCCACTCTGAGGCGTCTGAAGCTAAAGGACTGTAGCGTTAGGGTCGGCGACACGCCAAAAAGCATATTTTACTCCATAGAGCTGCATCTGCTTGATCTAGAG GATCTCAGTATTGAGGACAACAGCTGGTTCGAGCCCTATTATATTATGGGCCTGTCGAAGTTACCTTCCTTGCGGCGTCTTAGTCTTAAGGGCTGTCAGGCGCTATGCAAGTTTGTGCCCTATGGCAGCATGGCGGCACGTTTCGGTTTCCAAAAACTAGAG TCACTAGATCTTCGCCAGACGCCCATCAACAACTCAGATCTGCAGTGTTTTAGCGCTATCGAGAATCTCAAGGAACTGCTGCTTGAGTCGCCACAGATCCTGCACTCCAAACAAGCCGttgctaaaaaaaataccaaCGGCAACGCCACTGACGAAGCTGCTTCCCCGCAGCCTGATTCACTGAAAGTGCTTAGCGATGACGAGCCGTCCACATCGCGGGCCGCCATGGAGCATCTGCGTGCATGCAAGGTTGCGTTCAATTTGGACAACTGCAGCGATAGAAAGGAGGAGAAGTCGCCGGTGCCAACTGAGCCTCCTTCGGAGGGTCAGGATCTTCAGGCGAAACGAATACGAGCACCATCAGAATCCGATGATGAGGACACATCATCCACCTCAGGGTCTTCGTCGGACAAATTGGAGGTTTTATCGTTGCCCAGAAATGGTCATAGCAACGCTGCACCTTTGAGCGGAGGCGTCGACTTGCCGCCACTTCCGCATGCAGCCGATGCAGCCAATGCAGCCGATGCACCAATTGCAGTTGATGCAGCCAATATCGAGGCTCCCGGGCAGAGTCCCGGCTTGGATCCTAGACCCCCGCGCGCTTACATCTACGTGCCCGACGCTGAGAACGCTAACCCGCGCCAACAGCGTAGTGTTGTGGCCGTATTTGCGCAGGGAACGGAGCAACGGTATATCTATGTCAATCAACAATTCTCACTCCCGATGAATGTTCTGATGCCGACGCGACGCCATCGTACGCATCCGCGTCCGAACTACGATCAGGTTGTTCAGCATCCGATGTTTTGGAACATGCTCGAGCCACTGGATCGCGACTATGCTCGACGAGTGCGCCCACGTCCGCCTTCCTGTCAGACAACACCTCAATACTATGTCACCGATCGGGCGATGTATAGCTTTGGCCGAGCTGATCGACCGGTGCAACCGGACGTTGTCTGGATCCGGAACATCAATCGCTCGCCAGACAATAAACTGGAGCGACTGTCGTTGCGAAACTACCATCTCATCACAAATCATACCCTGGAGCACCTGGTGCAGTGCTCTCCGAATCTGGTGTATATCGATGTTAGTGGCACCAGCATTACGCTTCCGGCAATTCGGCGCTTCAAGATCTCCAAACCGAAATGCGAAGTGGTCGCCAATCACTTGGAGGAGTTTGAAAGACTTCCGGAGCTGGAGACACAGGAAGAGGATGACACGGTGGTGGTGATGCTGCAGCCACCGCCGCGCGCCGACGACGAGCAGCCACCGAAATCGCCACCGCCACAGGAGGTGGTGGCTCCTTAG